The Microbacterium trichothecenolyticum sequence CGCAGGCGATCACGACGAGCTCGCCGGCGTGCACGTCGGGCAGGTTCACGGGCCGTGGCGGCTGGTCGACGACGTCGGCGAGGGGTTCGCCGTCGCGCAGCACGTCGAGGACACGCGCCGCGGAAGCGGTCGCCGAGGCCCACCACGCACCCGTGTACAGCGCGAGCACCTGAAGTGGCTCCAGGAGGAACTGCGCGAGTCCCACCACCGCGATGAACTCCCCGAGCCCGAGCACCCCCGAGAGGGTGAGCACCGCCGCGACGACGGCGACCGCGGTCAAGAACAGGCCCGTCACGATGCTCATGGCACCGCCGAAGACCCCCTCGGTGCGTCGGGCTCGAACCGTGTCGGCGAGGGCCGCGCGGCTGGCGCGCCCGTAGCGTCGGGTGGCCTCGGCCTCGGCACCGATCCCGCGGACCACGCGGTACCCGCTCAGCAGGTCGGCGGCCCGGCCCGCGGCCACGGCAGCCGCTTCCTGCTCCTGTCCGCTGCGGTCGCGCAGGGGGCGCCCCGCGCGCTCGGTGAGCCAGAGCAGGACAGGCGCGCCGACGAGGACGGCGACGCCCAGGGGCCACGAGATGGTCACCAGGACCGCCCCGCCGAACAGCACCGCGGCCAGCTGACCCACGGGGTACACGCCGATCTCGACGGCTTCGGAGAGGCGATTGGCATCCGACGTCGCGATCGAGAGCGCGACCCCGGGCTGCTCGGACGGACGCCCCGGGCGGGGAGGACGCTGCAGCAGATGAGCGGCGACGGTGGTGCGCAACCGGTGCTGCACCGTGAGCATGCCGAGCTCCGCCAGGCGCGAACCGAAGCGCCACGAGAACGACAGCACGAGGAAGTCGGCGGCCAGCACGCCCAGCCAGAGCAGCAGCTGGACGGGGTCGCCCGTCGTCACGGCACGCTCGATCGCCAGCCCCATGACGATGGGGACGAGCGCCTCGCCGAGCTGGTGGGTGATCGACAGAGCCGCGGCCGGGATCGTGTAGCGGGGAGCGGCGCCCATGACCCGCAGCGTCCAGCGCCGCGGTGTCGTGGCGGCGGTGAAGGGCACCTCGCGCGTGGCGAGGGGCTCGGCGGGCGCCTGCAGCAGCATCCTCATCCGCGTGCCGCCCGGTCGCGACCGAGGGCGGAGACCGCGGGTGTGCCCGACACGGGGTCGGGCGTGACGACGCAGCGCAGCCCGAAGACCTCCTCCACCATCTCGGCGGTGACGATGTCGGCCGGGGAGCCCTCGGCGACGATGCGCCCGTCCTTCACCGCGATGAGGTGGGTGCCGTAGCGCGCCGCCTGATTCAGGTCGTGGAGCACCGCGACCAGCGTGCGACCCTGCGCGTTCAAGTCGGTCAGCAGCTCCATCAGCTCGATCTGGTGCGCGATGTCCAGGAACGTCGTGGGCTCGTCCAGCAGCAGGATCGGCGTCTGCTGCGCGAGCGCCATCGCGATCCACACGCGCTGGCGCTGACCGCCCGAGAGCTCGGAGACGAGGCGCCCGGACAGGTCGGCGATGCCGGTGGCATCCATCGCCTCGGTCACCGCCGTCTCGTCCTGCTCCGACCACTGGCGGAGGAACCCCTGGTGCGGGAAGCGCCCGCGTGCCACGAGGTCGATGACGGTGATCCCGTCGGGGGCGATCGAGGTCTGCGGCAGCAGTCCCACGGCGCGGGCGAGCTCCTTCGGCTGGTAGTCGGCGAGCGGGCGCTCATCGAGACGCACCGTTCCGGCGGAGGGCGTGAGCAGTCGGGCCAGCGCTCGCAGCAGTGTCGACTTGCCGCTCGCGTTGGCGCCGACGATGACGGTGAACGACCCGTCGGGGATGGCGACCGACAGACCCTGCGAGATGATGCGTCGGTCGTAGCCGATCGTCAGGTCGGTGGCGGTGAGGCGGGCGGGAGCGATCATGCACGTCTCCGGGTTTCGTGGACGAGGAGCCAGACGAGGTAGAGCCCGCCGACGACGACGGTCACCAGTCCGACGGGCAGAGGGGTGGGAAGCACGTGCTGGGCGACGACGTCCGAGGCGAGCAGCACGACCGCGCCGACGAGCGCGGACGGTACGAGCGCGATTCCCGCCGTGCGAGCCAGGCGGCGGGCGATCTGCGGGGCGGCGAGGGCGACGAACGCGATCGGGCCGGCGGCGGCCGTGACGGCGGCGGTGAGCGCGACGGCGCAGACGACCAGCCCGAGTCGGGACCTCTCGACACGGACGCCGAGAGCCCGGGCGGCGTCGTCGCCGAGTTCGAGACGCGACAGGGCACCCGAGAAACCGACCAGGGCGGCGCACGCGACGATCACGACGCCCACGGTGGGGAGGAACTGCGCCCAGCCGACCGGCGTGAGCGAGCCCGCTCCCCACACCGCCGCGACCATCGCGACCTCGATCTTCGCGCGCAGCAGCAGGTAGGTGCTGAGCGCCTGCAGCATGGCCGAGACCCCGATCCCGACGACGATGAGACGGAAGCCCTGGATGCCACGGCGGTACGCCAGCGCGTAGACGAGGGCCGCGGCGACGAGTCCGCCGACGATGGCGCCACCCGCGACGGCGATGCTGCCCGCGCTCGCACCGAGCAGGAGGATGACGCTGAGGCCCCCCGCGTAGGAGCCTGCCGACAGTCCGATGACGTCGGGGCTGGCCAGGGGATTGCGGGTGAGCGACTGGAAAACCGCCCCCGAGATCCCCAATGCCGCGCCGAACACGAGGGCGGCGAGCACGCGCGGCAGGCGCCATTCGCGCACGACCGTCGCGGTGAAGCCGCCGTCGACGCCGAGCAGGGCACCGGCCACCTGAGCGGGGGTGAGGGCGAAGTCGCCGAGGCAGAGGGCGAGGATCGCGAGGGCGAGGGCGACCGCGGCGACGACGACGGCGGTGACGAGGGTGCGGACGCGGAAGCGCAGCGACACGCCCGCGCGGCGGACGACGGCCGTGCGGGGACCGGGGGCGGGCGTCGCCTCCACGGTGCGGGAGAGGGGGGTGGTCACAGGCTGGTCGCTTTCGCGCGGCGGACGAGGGCGATGAGCACGGGCGCGCCCACGAAGGCCGTCACGATTCCCACCGGCACTTCGCTCGGCCACAGCACGACCCGTCCGATGACGTCGGAGAGCAGCAGCACCGTGGGGGCGATGACCATCGTGTAGGGCAGGATCCAGCGCTGGTCGGGGCCGACGACCCAGCGGGCGACGTGCGGCGCCATGAGCCCGATGAACGCGATGGGCCCCGCGATGGCGGTGGCGGAGCCGGCGAGCACCGTGATGGCCACGATCGACAGCACGCGCGTGCGCACCAGACGGGCGCCGAGAGAGGCGGCGAGGTCGTCGCCCAGTCCCAGGGCGTTCAGCGAGCGGGCGCAGGCGAGGGCGACGACGACGCCCGCCCCGACGAAGGGGAGTACCGGAACGATGACGTCCCATCCCCGCTCGACGAACGACCCGGCGTTCCATCCGCGCAGACGCGCGAAGGTGACGGGGTCGAGCAGCATCATGGCGCTGGTGATACCCAGGAGCACCGCGCCCACGGCGACACCCGCCAGGGTCAGGCGCACCGGGTCGGGGCCGCCGCGACCGGCGCCGCCGATCGCGTAGACGGTCACGGTGACCAGCAGCGCCCCGCCGAATGCCCACGGGAGGAACTGCACAGCGGTGACGGCGCCCAGCACGACGCCGATCGCCACGAAGAGGGCGGCTCCGGCATCCACTCCCAGGATGCCGGGATCTCCCAAGGGATTGCGGGTGAAGGCCTGGATGAGCGCGCCGGCCAGCCCCAGGCAGATGCCGGCGACGAGGGCGGCGGCCGTGCGCGGCAGACGCAGGTCGAGCACGATCTGGTCGCTGAGGGAACCGTCGGGATGCGCCATCGCGTGCCAGATGTCGGCCGGTCCGAGCGGGTTCGAGCCCACCGCGATGCTGAGGCCGGCAGCGATCACGAGCGCGAGTACGGCGGTGAGAAGCCCCGCGGCGCGTCGGCGCCGCGAGGAGGACGGGAGGCGGTCGCGCCGCGCGCCGGGGCGCGACGCGACCGCGGGTGCGGAGGTCACCGGGGGATCAGCCCTCGACGCTCTGGGGCGATGTCCCCGCCACGGCCTTCTCGAGCCGCGGCACGAGGTGCTCGATGACGTACTTCTGGCTGAGCGGCGTGAGGAAGTAGATCGCCCCGGCGAGCTCGGCGTCGGTGTAGACGGCGTGACCGCCGGTCACGGCATGCAGAGAACGGGTCGTGCCGAAGTCGAGCAGAGCCGGCAGCGACTCGGCGCTCTCGGTGGCGAAGACGATGACGTCGGCGTCGATGAGCGACATGTTCTCGCCCGAGATGAGCGCCTGCGCGCCCTCCTGCTGGACGTACTTCTCCAGTCCCGGGGTCATGACGAAGCCGAGGTCGGTGAGGAAGTCCGTGTTCAACCCGTCCGGGTAGACGTAGATGCTGCCCTCCCAGGGGCCGCCCTGCGAGAAGGATGCCGTCTTCCCGGCGAACTCCGGGTGCGCCGCCGCGGCGGCCGCGTACTGCTCCTCGATGCCGGTGACGAGCTTCTCTCCCTCGGCGCTGCGACCCATCGCCTGCGCGATCTGGCGGGTCTGTCCCTTCCAGTCGGAGAAGTACCGCTCCGTACCGGGGGCGCTCGCGATCGTCGGGGCGATCGCGCTGAGCTTCGTGTAATCGTCGGCGGTCATGTTGGCGTTGGTGCCGACGATGAGGTCCGGCTCCAGCGAGGCGATCTTCTCGAACTCGAAGCCGTCGGTCGAGGAGAGCACGGTGGGCTCGGCGCCGTTGAGCAGGTCGGTCGCCCACGGCCAGACGGCGTAGGGCTGTTCGCCGTACCACTCGGTCGTGGCGATCGGGGGCGTGCCGAGCTCCAGCAGGATGTCCTGCTCGGTGAGACCCACCACGACGACTCGCTGCGGTTCAGCCTCGACGGTGGTCTCGCCGAACTTGTGGGCGACGGTGACGGGGAACGTGTCGCTCGGCTCGGTCGAATAGGTCGCGTTCTCGGCGACGGCCGTGGCGGTGCCACCGCAACCGGTGAGGAGCGCTGCGGCGACGGCGAGGACGGTGCCGAGCGTGGCGAGGCGCGCGATGCGGGAGCGGAGTGGGAATGCGGACATGGGAGCTCTCGGGTAGGCGGGTGTGGGCGTCGCCAGGTTAGCCTTGCCTTACCTTGCCCGCCATCATCGTGAGGAGACACGAAGTGCTGATCGAGGACACGGTCATGTCCCGTGGCGAACACCCGAGCCTGGTGGATGCCTCTGGACTCGCGTCGTATGGTCGCGAACGGACATTCGCGGAGTTCGCGGTCACCTCGACATTCGTGGACGGTGGCAGGGGATTCGACCTCCACGGGCACGAGGAGGATCAGCTCGCGTGGATGGCATCCGGATCCGTGGAGGTGTCGGTCGGGACCGATCGCTGGCACCTGCGTCGAGATCACGCGGCGTGGATTCCCACCGGCGTGCTCCACGAGATGCGGTTCACCGAACCCGGAGAACTCGTCAGTGCCTACATCGACCAGCGGCACCGGCCGAGTCCGACGGGGTGGAGTCGTGCGCGCGTGCTCTCGCTCGATCCGCTCGGCGGAGCGCTCCTGCGCTACCTGGCCGCGGAGGGTCGATCCGAGGTGCGCCGGCAGGAGAGCTTCGCCCTGCTGAGCAAACTGGTCGCCGAGGCGCCCGTCTCGCGCGAGGTCGTCGCCCTGCCGCAGGATCCACGCGCTCGCGCGATCGCCGTCGCGCTCCTCGCCGCACCCGACGATGATCGCGACCTCGAGCAGTGGGCGGCCGAGGTGGGCGTCAGCGCCAAGACCATCGCCCGGGCATTCCTCTCCGACACGGGATGCACCTTCCGCGAGTGGCGGGTGCGCGCGCGCCTGCACGTCGCGGTCGGGCTGCTCGTCCAGGGGGAGCCCGTGCACGCCGTCGCCCTCGCCGTGGGCTACGACTCCGTCAGCAGCTTCATCTCGGCGTTCCGCCTCCGGCTCGGCATGACCCCGGCGGCGTACGCCGGGCATCACCGACGCGCATGAGGAGGATCCCTCCATTCGATGGGGGCATGCTTTGGCGGTGTCATCTGTACGTCGGCGCGACTACTAGGCTGTAAAAGCACTGTGTTCGGGTGACCCTCCGGGCGCATGCCGACCCGGATGACACACCCGTGGCATCCATCGGTCGAAGGCCGCGGAGCCCCGGGCGCCGCGATCGACCATACGGGCGACCAGAAATCGCAAGGAGGCGCGGTGAGCGACGCGGGAACGCAGCACGACAAGGCCACCCTCACGGTGGGGGGCACCACCGCCGAGTTCCCGGTGCTGCGCGGCACCGACGGCATCCCGAGCATCGACGTCGCGTCGCTGACGAGGCAGACCGGTCACACCACGCTCGACTACGGCTTCGTGAACACCGCGTCGACGAAGTCCGCCATCACCTACATCGACGGCGACCAGGGGATCCTCCGCTACCGCGGTTACCCGATCGAGCAGCTCGCGAAGAACAGCACCTACCTCGAGGTCGCGTGGCTGCTCATCTACGGCGAGCTGCCCTCGGCATCCGAGCTGGAATCGTTCGACGAGCGCATTCGCCGTCACACCCTGCTGCACGAAGACCTGAAGAGCCTGTTCTCGGCCCTTCCGCCCACCGCTCACCCGATGTCGGTGCTCTCGGCCGCGACGGCCGCGCTGTCGACCTACTACGAGTCCGAGTCCGACCCGCACAACCCCGAGCACGTCGAACTCAACACCGTGCGCATGCTCGCGAAGCTCCCCGTGATCGCGGCCTACGCGCACAAGAAGAGCATCGGGCAGGCCTTCCTGTACCCCGACAACAAGCTGAGCTTCGTCGACAACTTCCTCAAGTTGAACTTCGGCGTCATGAGCGAGACTTACGAGTCCAACCCCGTCATGACGAAGGCGCTCGATCTGCTGCTCATGCTGCACGCCGACCACGAGCAGAACGCCTCCACCTCGACGGTGCGCCTCGTGGGTTCGACCGGAGCGAACCAGTTCGCGTCGATCTCCGCCGGCATCCAGGCCCTCTCCGGCCCCCTGCACGGCGGTGCGAACGAGGCCGTGCTGCAGATGCTCGGCCGTATCCGCGACTCGGGCGAAAGCGTCGAGCGCTTCGTCGAGCGGGTGAAGAACAAGGAAGAGGGCGTCAAGCTCATGGGCTTCGGCCACCGGGTCTACAAGAACTACGACCCGCGCGCCAAGCTCGTCAAAGAGGCGGCCGACGAGGTGCTCGAGGCCCTCGGCGTCAGCGACCCGCTGCTCGACCTCGCCAAGGAGCTCGAGCAGATCGCCCTCGAAGACGACTACTTCAAGGCCCGCCGCCTGTACCCGAACGTCGACTTCTACACCGGCGTCATCTACAAGGCGATGGGCTTCCCCACGCGCATGTTCACGGTGCTGTTCGCGATCGGCCGCCTGCCCGGCTGGCTCGCACAGTGGCGCGAGGCGATCACCGATCCGCAGACGAAGATCGGCCGCCCGCAGCAGCTGTACACGGGTGCTGCCGTGCGCAACTACCCCGGCGTCTGACCGCCACGCGAAACGCCCCGTCCCTCTCGCGAGGGGCGGGGCGTTTCGCGTGGGAGTGCGAAGCCCGCGGGCGAGGCGCGCCTCAGTCCGCGCCGAGTGTGGTCACGATGCGGGCGATCCGCGAGCGTCGCTCCGCCCGGGCGGCGAGCGCCCCGCCCATGTCGACCGGCACGAACCGTGTGCGCGTCCCGGGGGCGGCGCGGGCGACGAGATCCATGTCGGCGCTGATGACCGTGGCCACCATCGCGTACCCGCCGCCCGATACCGCGTCGCGGTGCAGCACGATGGGCTGCGTCCCGCCGGGGATCTGGATCGAGCCGACCGCGTACCCGGCGTCGACGATGTTCGAGGGGTCCTGTCCGGCGCCGAAGGGCTGGTCTCGTTCGCGCCACTCGACTCCCGGCCCGGAGTATCGCAGCCCCATACGGTCTGCCGTCGGAGTGAGCGTCCAGTCCTCCTCGACGAGGCGGCGGCGGCCTTCGCCCGAGAGGAGATGGTCGTAGAGCCCGAACATGATGCGCACCTCCTGCTCGCGGGAGAAGACGGGGCGGTCGGCTTCGGCGATCGTGTCCGTCGCGGGGAGAGGCCGCGTGGGAGCGAGGGTGTCGAGCACGTCTCCCGCTCGCAGCGCTCGGCCGTCGACCCCGCCGATGCCGCCGATCGCGTAGGTGGATCGGCTGCCCAGCGCCAGCGGCACGTCGATCCCTCCGCGCAGGGCGATGAAGAACCGGGTGCCGCCCTGGATGACGCCGAACGACAGCTCGTCGCCGGCCTCGAGACGAATGCGTGTCCAGGCGGGCCGCGGCTCGCCGTTGACGCGGACCTCGATCGGAGCCCCGGTGACGGCGATGTCGATCGGCGCGGTCACCTCGATGACGGGCCCCATGTACGCGCACTCCAAGACGGCCGCCTCGGGACCGTTGCCGACCAGGGCGTTCGCGAGGCGAGCGGACTCCTGGTCCATCGCGCCGCCCTGCGGGAAGCCGAGGGCGTAGTGACCGATGCGACCGAGGTCCTGAACGGTGGTGGCCAGCCCGGGCTGGCGGATTTCACATGCCATCGAGAACCTCGATCATCGTGCGGTTGGCGGCGAGCGGGTCGGCGAGCGAGGCGCCGAGCGAGAAGGTGACCGGAGCCTGACGGTAACGGTAGGTGCCCGTGTCGACCTCGTCCTGGATGCGGTGGTACTCGGCTTCGTCGACGGGGCGGAACCGCACGATGTCGCCCGCGCGGAACAGCACCGACGAGTCCACGAAGTCGGGCAGGGTCTGTTCCGGCTGGTAGATGGGAGGGGCGACCACGCCGAACATCTGGTACCCGCCTGCTCCGCGCACCGAGTAGATCGCGCCGAAGCATCCGCCGTGGCCGAGGGTGAGCCGAGGCGTGTCGGTTCGGGGGCTGAGGTACTTGGGCACCTCCAACTGCTGGTCGCGATCGACCAGCTGGTAGAGGAAGGGCAGTCCCGCGACGAATCCCACCATCGAGACCAGCCAGGGCTGCGAGTGATGACGTCGGATGAACTCCGCCCTGTCGGTGAGGCCGTTCACTCGGGCTGCGTAATCGAGGTCGCCCGACGACGGATCCTGATGGTAGCCCTCGCGGAATCGCGCGGCGGTCTCGGCCGTGAAGGGATCGTCGTACCAGACAGGTACCTCGATGATGCGCGTCTGCAGCTCGTCAGCGGCGTCCGTCGCCCCCTCCTCGATCTCACGAACCGTGTTCTCCAGCACAGCGGCGTCCAGCTCGTCGGGGTCGAAGCGCACCAGAAGTGATGCGTTCGCGGGACAGATGTCGATCACGCCGCGCAATTCGCGTTGTGCGAGACCGCGGGCGATCGTCATCGCGCGGAAGTTGGCGGCAAGTCCCATCGCTTCGTCGATCTCGGCGAAGAGGAACTCATCCCCTCCCCAGGTCAGGCGGGCGGGGGCCATCGAGACAGAGGTCATGAGAGGTTCCACGCTTCCGGTTCGGCTTCGATGAACGTCGTGTAATGCGCCACCTCTCGGAACGCGGCCGCGTTCACGAGAGCACGGTGGAGGGGCAGGGTCGTCTGGATGCCGTCGATCGCGGTTGCGGCCAGCGCGTCGTCCATGGCCTCGATCGCCGCGTCCCGGTCGTCGGCCTGCACGATCAGCTTCGCCACGAGCGAGTCGTAGAACGGTGTCACCACCGAGCCCGTTCGGAAGCCGGTGTCCATCCGGACGCCCTCGGGCCACGAGAAGCGCTCGATGGTGCCGGGGCTCGGGAAGAACCCGCGCGACGGGTCTTCGGCGTTGATGCGGCATTCGATCGCATGGCCGTTCAGTCTGACCTCGGCCTGCGTCAGCGCGAGCGGCGCGCCATCGGCGATGCGCAGCTGTTCGGCCACCAGGTCGAGGCCGGTCAACGCCTCGGTGACGGGATGCTCGACCTGCAGGCGGGTGTTCATCTCGATGAAGAACGCCTCGCCCGACGCCGGTGTCGAAGAGGAACTCCACGGTGCCGGCCCCGGCGTATCCGCACGATCGGGCGAGGTCGACCGACGCCTGATGGATGCGTTCGCGCGTGGCATCGGGAAGCCCGGGCGCCGGCGCCTCCTCCAGCACCTTCTGCGATCGACGCTGCATCGAGCAATCGCGGTCGCCGAGGTGGATGGCATCCTTTCCGTCTCCGAGGACCTGCACCTCGACGTGCCGGGCATGTCGGACGAAACGCTCGAGGTACACCGCGTCGTCGCCGAAGGAGGCGCGCGCCTCGCTCCGGGCGATCGACAGTGCTTCGTCGAACTCCTCCGGTGAGCGCACGAGGCGGATGCCGCGGCCCCCGCCTCCGGCGCGCGCCTTGATCAGCAGGGGGAAGCCCACGGCGGTCGCCGCGGCCGGGGCGTCGTCGTCGTCGCCGAGGGCTCCGTCGCTCCCGGGGAGGGTGGGAACGCCGGCTTCGCGCGCCGCGACGATCGCTCGGGCTTTGTCGCCCATCAGCTCGATCGTGGCGGGGTCGGGTCCGACCCACACGAGCCCCGCGTCGATCACCTGACGGGCGAAGTCCGCGTTCTCGCTGAGGAAGCCGTATCCGGGGTGGATAGCGTCCGCGCCGTGCGCACGGGCGGCGTCGAGGATCGCGTCCTGCGAGAGGTAGGACTGCGCGGCGGGGGCCGGACCGATCACGGCGACCGCGTCGGCCACCTCGGTGATGAGGGCATCGCGATCCGCCTCCGACACGACGGCAACCGTCTCGATGCCCAAGGAGTGCGCCGTGTGGGCGATACGCACGGCGATCTCTCCCCGGTTGGCGATGAGAAGACGCTGCATCCTCACGCCTCGGTGATCGTGACGATCACGTCGCCCGGGTTCACCGCGCCGTTGTCGCCGACGAGGAACTCGCCCACGATCCCGGCGACCGGTGCGGGGATCTCGGAGAACTGCTTCATGATCTCGATCACACCGATCGTCTGACCGGCATCCACGGCGTCACCCGTCTCGATGTACGGGTCTTTGCCCGGGCCCGGTCGGCGGTAGAACACGCCGGGAAGCGGCGAGATGATGTCGGTCATGAGATGTCTCCTTCGGGGGACGTGGTCGATCGGTGGTGATGGTCGATGACCTCGCGCACGGCGCAGGCCACCGCCACGGCGGAGGGCGCGTCGGAGTGCACGCACACGGTGTGGAAGACGAGGTTCACGGCGGTGCCGTCGACCGCGGCGACGCTCTCGCCCCGGATCGCGCGCGTGACGCGGTCGGCGGCGGCCGCGGGGTCCGTCTCGTGGGCGGCGCGGGTGAGGATCAGGCGCGCACGGGCGTCGTAGTCCATGTCGACGTACATCTCCGGGATGAACTCGACGCCTTCCTCGCGGCAGACCCTTTCGTGCGCGGTGCCGGCCAGCCCCAGGAACGGGACCCCGAAGGCTTTGGTCGCTCGTGCGGCGGCGCGCATGAGGTCGGCGTCGTCCGCCAGCATCCCCCAGAGGGCTCCGTGCGGCTTGATGTGCGACAGCGGTTGCCCCGCCCGGTCGAGGAAGGCGGAGAGTGCTCCCACCTGGTAGGTGATGAGTTCGTCGACCTCGTCGGGGGTCAGCGTCATCCGTCGACGTCCGAAACCGACCAGGTCGGGAAGGCCCGGGTGTGCTCCGACGCGCACGCCGTGCTCCGCGGCGAGCGCGACGGTGGTGCGCATGACCCGGGGGTCGCCGGCGTGGAAGCCGCACGCGACGTTGATGAGATCGACCAGGGGCATGAGGTCGGCGTCGTACCCGAAACGGTGCAGTCCGATTCCCTCGCCCATATCGGCGTTGATCGTGAAGTGGTGGGACACCCCCACAGAGTACGTTTCGCGGATGCCGTGCCGTCTCGGCCGTATGCTCAACATCGATCCTCTGTTTGTTCAAGGTGCACAATGCGCGGTGAGGGGTGGAAGGACGACGCGATGCGACTGGCGGATCTGATCGGCGACGAGGTGCTCGGACTGCGCCTGGTGGGGGACCCGCCGGCCGACCGCCTCGAACGCAGTGTCACGGGGTGCTCGCAGTCCGAGTTGATGGATCCTTCGCCGTACATCGCGCGCGGTGAACTCGTTCTGACCCTGGGGATGGGCATGAACGTCCGCGACGTGCGCACGTGGGATGCCTACGTCGAGCGCATCGTCGGCGCGGGCGCCAGTGCGCTGGGTTTCGGTCTCGGCCCCGTTCACGCCGCGATCCCCGAGGGGTTGGCGCTCGCCTGCTCCCACTACGACCTCCCGCTCATCGAGCTGGCCCCGGACTTCCCGCTGATCAAGTTGTCGCGTCACATCTGGCAGGAGCTCGCGGCCGAGCGCTACGAGATCGCGCGTCGTGGGTGGGAACTCGCCGACGACTGCATCCATGAAGCGACCGAGGGCGCGCCGCTCACGCAGCTGCTTCGGCGCCTCAGCGAGACGGTGGGCGGACGCGTGCAGCTGCTCGATCCGGCCGGTTTCGAGATCGGCGCGGCGGGGGAGTCCCATCGCGAACCTGGTCGGACGACCCGGGCACGGCTGCGCCTGCCCGGCGGAGAGCACCAGCACTTCCAGCTCGCGGTCGAGGCTCGCGACGAGACGATGCTGCTGCAGCCCCTGCTCGGGCCCGCGTTGGCCGTGGTGGCGATGCAACTGTCGTACACCCTGACGGCCCGCTCGCCGATGCACTCACAGTCGGCGGGCATGTTCTTCCAGGCGCTGCTCGATCCCCGCTCCGACGCGGAGCACCAACGCACGGCGGCCGTTTCGACGGGTTTCGTCCCCGATGCGCCGTGGGATGCCGTGACGGTGCGGCGGCCCGAGACGGTCTCGTTGGCGACCCTGCGTCTTCTCACATGGCGTCTGCGCGTGCTCCTCGAGCGGGAGTACGCCCGCGTGCGCTTCTACGATGAAGCGGATCGAGCCACGCTGCTGATGCAGGGCCGGCGCACGGATCGTCACCTCGGGGACATCCTCGCCGAGGTGGCCGACGCCGAGGCCGGTCTCGACGTGCGCTACAACCGGTCGCTCTCGTTCGATGAGATCGCGGTCGCGCTGCAGGTGT is a genomic window containing:
- a CDS encoding PucR family transcriptional regulator, with product MRLADLIGDEVLGLRLVGDPPADRLERSVTGCSQSELMDPSPYIARGELVLTLGMGMNVRDVRTWDAYVERIVGAGASALGFGLGPVHAAIPEGLALACSHYDLPLIELAPDFPLIKLSRHIWQELAAERYEIARRGWELADDCIHEATEGAPLTQLLRRLSETVGGRVQLLDPAGFEIGAAGESHREPGRTTRARLRLPGGEHQHFQLAVEARDETMLLQPLLGPALAVVAMQLSYTLTARSPMHSQSAGMFFQALLDPRSDAEHQRTAAVSTGFVPDAPWDAVTVRRPETVSLATLRLLTWRLRVLLEREYARVRFYDEADRATLLMQGRRTDRHLGDILAEVADAEAGLDVRYNRSLSFDEIAVALQVCRRAPLRAGVAPAPVADLLSLVEGLPRSGVSTLARRALGPLADAEPVLLETLEVYLETSGSTRAVCDRLFIHRNTLSYRMRRIETLLGVDLEDGQTRAVLLLAFRLRNAG
- a CDS encoding 5-oxoprolinase subunit B family protein; this encodes MTSVSMAPARLTWGGDEFLFAEIDEAMGLAANFRAMTIARGLAQRELRGVIDICPANASLLVRFDPDELDAAVLENTVREIEEGATDAADELQTRIIEVPVWYDDPFTAETAARFREGYHQDPSSGDLDYAARVNGLTDRAEFIRRHHSQPWLVSMVGFVAGLPFLYQLVDRDQQLEVPKYLSPRTDTPRLTLGHGGCFGAIYSVRGAGGYQMFGVVAPPIYQPEQTLPDFVDSSVLFRAGDIVRFRPVDEAEYHRIQDEVDTGTYRYRQAPVTFSLGASLADPLAANRTMIEVLDGM
- a CDS encoding ATP-binding protein, producing the protein MNTRLQVEHPVTEALTGLDLVAEQLRIADGAPLALTQAEVRLNGHAIECRINAEDPSRGFFPSPGTIERFSWPEGVRMDTGFRTGSVVTPFYDSLVAKLIVQADDRDAAIEAMDDALAATAIDGIQTTLPLHRALVNAAAFREVAHYTTFIEAEPEAWNLS
- a CDS encoding acetyl-CoA carboxylase, giving the protein MTDIISPLPGVFYRRPGPGKDPYIETGDAVDAGQTIGVIEIMKQFSEIPAPVAGIVGEFLVGDNGAVNPGDVIVTITEA
- the pxpA gene encoding 5-oxoprolinase subunit PxpA — its product is MSHHFTINADMGEGIGLHRFGYDADLMPLVDLINVACGFHAGDPRVMRTTVALAAEHGVRVGAHPGLPDLVGFGRRRMTLTPDEVDELITYQVGALSAFLDRAGQPLSHIKPHGALWGMLADDADLMRAAARATKAFGVPFLGLAGTAHERVCREEGVEFIPEMYVDMDYDARARLILTRAAHETDPAAAADRVTRAIRGESVAAVDGTAVNLVFHTVCVHSDAPSAVAVACAVREVIDHHHRSTTSPEGDIS
- a CDS encoding 5-oxoprolinase subunit C family protein, producing MACEIRQPGLATTVQDLGRIGHYALGFPQGGAMDQESARLANALVGNGPEAAVLECAYMGPVIEVTAPIDIAVTGAPIEVRVNGEPRPAWTRIRLEAGDELSFGVIQGGTRFFIALRGGIDVPLALGSRSTYAIGGIGGVDGRALRAGDVLDTLAPTRPLPATDTIAEADRPVFSREQEVRIMFGLYDHLLSGEGRRRLVEEDWTLTPTADRMGLRYSGPGVEWRERDQPFGAGQDPSNIVDAGYAVGSIQIPGGTQPIVLHRDAVSGGGYAMVATVISADMDLVARAAPGTRTRFVPVDMGGALAARAERRSRIARIVTTLGAD